From a single Anomaloglossus baeobatrachus isolate aAnoBae1 chromosome 4, aAnoBae1.hap1, whole genome shotgun sequence genomic region:
- the LOC142301426 gene encoding uncharacterized protein LOC142301426 → MSSNKQEFIREVIEMYQSLPCLWKIKSVDYSNRYKKKQAYEQLIELFQRHNPMETITTEIVRKKIQGLRTVYKKELNKVEKASKSGAGTEELYVPKLWYYDLLAFIRDQEVPRTITSLSLGPGTQPEVRSDTTVGDDRCEAGPIVTGGDDEIAGTSEETAEAPLPRRISSTRKRQPNNSSSTDLMDMAKKILDQHSRPSICGFAQLTDERLRKLDDKQRVHVERVMLEALNKAAEGKLTDSSKVCDVEHRQQSSWDQVPWMRMEPPPHLQHDPPAQYPMFPPTNQFFSPQRQHLNDSNKQYQNL, encoded by the exons atgtcttccaacAAACAAGAATTCATAAGGGAGGTGATTGAGATGTATCaatccctgccttgtttgtggaaGATAAAGTCTGTCGATTACAGCAATCGATACAAGAAAAAGCAGGCCTATGAGCAGCTTATTGAATTGTTCCAGAGGCATAACCCAATGGAGACCATTACGACAGAGATTGTGCGAAAGAAAATCCAGGGTCTTCGCACCgtttataaaaaggaactaaataaggtggaaaaggccagcaaatctggtgccggaacggaggaactttacgttccaaagctttggtactacgatttgctggccttcaTAAGAGACCAAGAGGTACCACGGACAATAACATCGCTGTCCTTGGGTCCGGGAACACAGCCTGAGGTCCGGTCTGACACCacagttggagat gatcgttgtgaagctgggccaatagtgacaggtggtgatgatgaaattgccgggacttccgaggagaccgcagaagctccattaccgcggcggatctcctcgacccgtaagaggcagccgaacaactcatcttcaacagaccttatggatatggcgaagaaaatcctggatcagcacagcagaccatccatttgcggatttgcccagcttacggatgaaagactccgtaagctggatgacaaacaaagagttcatgtcgaaagggtcatgctggaggccctcaacaaggcggcagaggggaaactgacagactcctcaaAAGTGTGTGACGTAGAACATCGACAACAGTCTTCATGGGATCAAGTGCcatggatgaggatggagcctccaccacacctccagcatgacccccccgcacagtatcccatgttccccccaacgaaccaatttttcagcccacagaggcaacatttaaatgactcgaataagcaataccaaaatttatag